In the genome of Cupriavidus taiwanensis, one region contains:
- a CDS encoding VOC family protein, with protein sequence MIKVLGIDEIVYGADDFDACRGFFTDWGLAIKRDDAQGLDFETLNGCRVLVRRIDDPSLPPAIEAGPTLREVVWGVESQASLDHLADAIADAPGFVKQGEGAALRIGCTDPNGLAVRFQVTRKHDVQVECALMNTWNDKPRMNQRSPIYDHATPIEVGHVVFFVKDVKATEQFYVEKFGFVPSDRYPDRGAFLRCTTDGGHHDLFLLQLPEPKSGLNHVAFTVRDIHEVFGGGMHVSRKGWDTQLGPGRHPISSAYFWYFKNPAGGLIEYYADEDQLDEHWEARAFEPGPTMFAEWAIEGGIDGNTRRQKNAGGPAGKFLTEKR encoded by the coding sequence ATGATCAAGGTATTGGGAATCGACGAGATCGTCTACGGCGCGGATGACTTTGACGCCTGCCGTGGCTTTTTCACCGACTGGGGCCTGGCCATCAAGCGCGATGACGCGCAGGGCCTGGACTTCGAAACGCTGAACGGCTGCCGCGTGCTGGTGCGCCGCATCGATGATCCGTCGCTGCCGCCCGCGATCGAGGCCGGCCCGACGCTGCGCGAAGTGGTGTGGGGGGTCGAGTCGCAGGCATCGCTCGACCATCTGGCTGACGCGATCGCCGATGCGCCGGGCTTTGTGAAGCAAGGCGAAGGCGCCGCGCTGCGCATCGGCTGCACCGACCCGAATGGCCTGGCGGTGCGTTTCCAGGTCACGCGCAAGCATGACGTGCAGGTCGAATGCGCGCTGATGAATACGTGGAACGACAAGCCGCGCATGAACCAGCGCAGCCCGATCTACGACCACGCCACGCCGATCGAAGTGGGCCACGTGGTGTTCTTCGTGAAGGACGTCAAGGCCACCGAGCAGTTCTATGTGGAGAAGTTCGGCTTCGTGCCGTCCGACCGCTACCCGGACCGCGGCGCGTTCCTGCGCTGCACCACGGACGGCGGCCACCACGACCTGTTCCTGCTGCAGCTGCCGGAACCGAAGAGCGGCCTGAACCACGTCGCCTTCACCGTGCGCGATATCCATGAGGTGTTCGGCGGCGGCATGCACGTCTCGCGCAAGGGCTGGGACACGCAGCTCGGCCCGGGCCGGCACCCGATTTCCTCGGCCTACTTCTGGTACTTCAAGAACCCGGCCGGCGGCCTGATCGAGTACTACGCCGATGAAGACCAGCTCGACGAACACTGGGAGGCGCGCGCCTTCGAGCCGGGGCCGACCATGTTCGCCGAATGGGCGATCGAGGGCGGCATCGACGGCAACACCCGCCGCCAGAAGAACGCCGGCGGCCCGGCAGGCAAGTTCCTGACCGAGAAGCGGTAA
- a CDS encoding aldehyde dehydrogenase: MKTQEVLPICIAGEWRLGTGDRYGTRYPATGEVVAELNAASLADVEEAVQGAHHAFLTSGWAQRKPHERAAVLYRVAELIRAQAEPLAQRQRLDNGKPISETRALVASAAGTFQFFAAACETLEETITPQRGDCLTMSVYEPMGVVAAITPWNSPIASEAQKMAPALAAGNAVVVKPAEVTPLMALELARICEEAGVPKGLISVLPGKGSVIGDAITKHPLVRRVSFTGGTTTGKHIAHIAADKMMPVSLELGGKSPTMVFDDADLDHAVNGVLYGIFSSSGESCIAGSRLFVARSQYEAFIDRLAAGAAHLRVGDPADERTQMGPLITDRHRDSIESYVATGVHEGGQLRTGGVRPDVAGLPNGYFYTPTIIEGLDNNARICQEEIFGPVLVAIPFDDEDDLIEQANDSVYALAAGIWTRDYKRAWRVARAVQAGNVWINTYKQFSISTPFGGWRDSGLGREKGRLGILQYMEQKSVYWGLNEQPLPWASH, encoded by the coding sequence ATGAAGACGCAAGAAGTACTCCCCATCTGCATCGCGGGCGAATGGCGCCTGGGGACCGGCGACCGCTACGGCACCCGCTACCCGGCCACCGGCGAAGTGGTGGCCGAACTCAACGCCGCCAGCCTGGCTGACGTGGAAGAGGCCGTGCAGGGCGCCCACCATGCCTTCCTCACCAGCGGCTGGGCCCAGCGCAAGCCGCACGAGCGCGCCGCCGTGCTGTACCGCGTGGCCGAACTGATCCGCGCACAAGCCGAGCCGCTGGCACAGCGCCAGCGCCTGGATAACGGCAAGCCCATCAGCGAAACGCGCGCGCTGGTCGCCAGTGCCGCCGGCACCTTCCAGTTCTTTGCCGCCGCCTGCGAAACGCTGGAGGAAACCATCACGCCGCAGCGCGGCGACTGCCTGACCATGAGCGTCTACGAGCCGATGGGCGTGGTCGCGGCGATCACGCCTTGGAATTCGCCGATCGCCAGCGAGGCGCAGAAGATGGCGCCCGCGCTGGCCGCCGGCAATGCCGTGGTGGTCAAGCCCGCCGAAGTCACGCCGCTGATGGCACTGGAACTGGCGCGCATCTGCGAAGAAGCCGGCGTGCCCAAGGGACTGATCAGCGTGCTGCCGGGCAAGGGCTCGGTGATCGGCGACGCCATCACCAAGCATCCGCTGGTGCGCCGCGTGTCGTTCACCGGCGGCACCACCACCGGCAAGCACATCGCCCATATCGCCGCCGACAAGATGATGCCGGTGTCGCTGGAACTGGGCGGCAAGTCGCCGACCATGGTGTTCGACGATGCCGACCTCGACCATGCGGTCAACGGCGTGCTGTACGGCATCTTCAGCTCGTCGGGCGAGTCGTGCATCGCCGGCTCGCGCCTGTTCGTCGCCCGTTCGCAGTACGAGGCCTTTATCGACCGCCTGGCCGCCGGTGCCGCGCACCTGCGCGTGGGCGATCCCGCCGACGAACGTACCCAGATGGGCCCGCTGATCACCGACCGCCATCGCGACAGCATCGAGTCCTACGTCGCGACCGGCGTGCACGAAGGCGGCCAGCTGCGCACCGGCGGCGTGCGTCCCGACGTGGCCGGCCTGCCCAACGGCTACTTCTACACGCCCACCATCATCGAAGGCCTGGATAACAACGCCCGCATCTGCCAGGAAGAGATCTTCGGGCCGGTGCTGGTGGCGATCCCGTTCGACGACGAGGACGACCTGATCGAACAGGCCAACGACAGCGTCTACGCGCTGGCCGCCGGCATCTGGACGCGCGACTACAAGCGCGCCTGGCGCGTGGCCCGTGCGGTGCAGGCGGGCAACGTGTGGATCAACACCTACAAGCAGTTCTCGATCTCGACGCCCTTCGGCGGCTGGCGCGACAGCGGCCTGGGCCGCGAGAAGGGACGGCTGGGCATCCTGCAGTACATGGAGCAGAAAAGCGTGTACTGGGGCCTGAACGAACAACCGCTGCCGTGGGCCAGCCACTGA
- a CDS encoding aspartate dehydrogenase — protein sequence MLHVSMVGCGAIGRGVLELLKSDPDVVFDVVIVPEHTMDEARGAVSALAPRARVATHLDDQRPDLLVECAGHHALEEHIVPALERGIPCMVVSVGALSEPGMAERLEAAARRGGTQVQLLSGAIGAIDALAAARVGGLDEVIYTGRKPARAWTGTPAEQLFDLDALTEATVIFEGTARDAARLYPKNANVAATVSLAGLGLDRTSVKLLADPHAVENVHHVEARGAFGGFELTMRGKPLAANPKTSALTVFSVVRALGNRAHAVSI from the coding sequence ATGCTGCATGTGTCCATGGTTGGCTGCGGCGCGATCGGCCGCGGCGTGCTGGAATTGCTCAAGAGCGATCCGGACGTGGTGTTTGACGTGGTGATTGTGCCGGAGCACACGATGGATGAGGCCCGTGGCGCGGTCTCCGCGCTGGCGCCGCGTGCCCGCGTCGCCACCCACCTGGACGACCAGCGGCCCGACCTGCTGGTCGAGTGCGCCGGCCACCATGCGCTGGAAGAGCACATCGTGCCGGCGCTGGAGCGCGGCATCCCGTGCATGGTGGTGTCGGTGGGCGCGCTGTCCGAACCCGGCATGGCCGAGCGGCTGGAAGCGGCGGCGCGCCGCGGCGGCACGCAGGTGCAGCTGCTGTCCGGCGCGATCGGCGCCATCGACGCGCTGGCAGCGGCGCGCGTCGGCGGGCTGGATGAAGTGATCTACACCGGCCGCAAGCCGGCGCGCGCCTGGACTGGCACCCCGGCCGAGCAGCTCTTCGATCTGGATGCGCTGACCGAAGCCACGGTGATCTTCGAAGGCACGGCGCGCGATGCGGCGCGCCTGTATCCCAAGAACGCCAACGTGGCCGCCACGGTGTCGCTGGCAGGCCTGGGGCTGGACCGCACCTCGGTCAAGCTGCTGGCCGACCCGCATGCGGTGGAGAACGTGCATCACGTGGAAGCGCGCGGCGCCTTCGGCGGCTTCGAGCTGACCATGCGCGGCAAGCCGCTCGCGGCAAATCCCAAGACTTCCGCGCTGACGGTGTTCAGCGTGGTGCGCGCACTGGGCAACCGCGCGCACGCGGTATCGATCTAG
- a CDS encoding thiamine pyrophosphate-binding protein, with protein MPNQHQYEQQQVTVGCAITAFLEQCGVKAAFGVISIHNMPILDAMGERGKIRFVPARGEAGGTNMADAYARTTGGLGVCLTSTGTAAGNAAGAMVEALTAGTPMLHITGQIETPYLDQSLAYIHEAPDQLTMLKAVSKAAFRIRSADTAISTIKLAVQTALTAPTGPVSVEIPIDIQAALIDLPADLQPLPVPQHVPSAHALDALAERLVKAKRPLLWLGGGARHASKQVQRLLDLGFGVVTSTQGRGIVPEDDPRSLGAFNLHKPVEAFYQTCDAMLVVGSRLRGNETLKYELKLPRPLLRIDADPAAEGRCYMSDYFVSGDAALALDALADRLEQRMQIDPAFAADLRRAHDTAVNSLVDGLGPYSALVQALQGAVGRNFNWVRDVTVSNSTWGNRQLRIFDSRAGVHALGGGIGQGLAMGIGAAIGAAATASGKKTFTLAGDGGFILNLGELATAVQERADMVIVLMNDKGYGVIKNIQDAQYGGRRHYVDLHTPDYATLAKSLSLRHARVSNLAEVGAALEAAKAESGPFLLEIDMLSIGSFKTIFAGPPVNKDNEEPAREQTTVTA; from the coding sequence ATGCCTAATCAACACCAGTACGAACAACAGCAGGTCACCGTCGGCTGCGCCATCACGGCGTTTCTCGAGCAGTGCGGCGTCAAGGCCGCCTTCGGCGTGATCTCGATCCACAACATGCCGATCCTCGACGCCATGGGCGAGCGCGGCAAGATCCGCTTCGTGCCGGCGCGCGGCGAAGCGGGCGGCACCAATATGGCCGACGCCTACGCCCGCACCACCGGCGGCCTGGGCGTGTGCCTGACCAGCACCGGCACCGCCGCCGGCAACGCCGCCGGCGCCATGGTCGAAGCGCTGACCGCCGGCACGCCGATGCTGCACATCACCGGCCAGATCGAAACGCCTTACCTGGACCAGAGCCTCGCCTACATCCACGAAGCGCCGGACCAGCTCACCATGCTGAAAGCCGTGTCCAAGGCCGCCTTCCGCATCCGCAGCGCCGACACCGCCATCAGCACCATCAAGCTGGCGGTGCAGACCGCGCTGACCGCGCCGACCGGCCCGGTCAGCGTGGAGATCCCCATCGACATCCAGGCCGCGCTGATCGACCTGCCGGCCGACCTGCAGCCGCTGCCGGTGCCGCAGCACGTGCCGTCCGCGCACGCGCTGGACGCGCTGGCCGAGCGCCTGGTGAAGGCGAAGCGCCCGCTGCTGTGGCTGGGCGGCGGCGCGCGCCATGCCAGCAAGCAGGTGCAGCGCCTGCTGGACCTGGGCTTCGGCGTGGTCACCAGCACCCAAGGCCGCGGCATCGTGCCGGAGGACGATCCGCGCTCGCTGGGCGCGTTCAACCTGCACAAGCCGGTCGAGGCCTTCTACCAGACCTGCGACGCGATGCTGGTGGTGGGCTCGCGCCTGCGCGGCAATGAAACCCTGAAATACGAACTGAAGCTGCCGCGCCCGCTGCTGCGCATCGACGCCGATCCCGCCGCCGAAGGCCGCTGCTATATGAGCGACTACTTTGTCAGCGGCGACGCCGCGCTGGCGCTGGATGCGCTGGCGGATCGGCTCGAACAGCGCATGCAGATCGACCCGGCCTTCGCCGCCGACCTGCGCCGCGCGCACGACACCGCGGTCAACAGCCTGGTTGATGGCCTGGGCCCGTACTCGGCGCTGGTGCAGGCGCTGCAGGGCGCGGTCGGCCGCAACTTCAACTGGGTGCGCGACGTGACCGTGTCGAACAGCACCTGGGGCAACCGCCAGCTGCGCATCTTCGACTCCCGCGCCGGCGTGCATGCGCTGGGCGGCGGCATCGGCCAGGGCCTGGCGATGGGCATCGGCGCCGCGATCGGCGCCGCGGCCACGGCTTCGGGCAAGAAGACCTTCACGCTGGCCGGCGACGGTGGCTTCATCCTGAACCTGGGCGAGCTGGCCACGGCGGTGCAGGAGCGCGCCGACATGGTCATCGTGCTGATGAACGACAAGGGCTACGGCGTCATCAAGAACATCCAGGACGCGCAATACGGCGGCCGCCGCCACTATGTGGACCTGCATACGCCGGACTACGCCACGCTGGCGAAGTCGCTGTCGCTGCGCCACGCGCGCGTCAGCAACCTGGCCGAGGTCGGTGCCGCGCTCGAGGCGGCCAAGGCCGAATCCGGCCCGTTCCTGCTGGAAATCGACATGCTGTCGATCGGTTCCTTCAAGACCATCTTCGCCGGCCCCCCGGTGAACAAGGACAACGAAGAGCCGGCCCGCGAACAAACCACTGTCACCGCCTGA
- a CDS encoding SDR family oxidoreductase — MSMIELGGKVAVVTGGSSGIGLATVELLLEAGAAVAMCGRDEARLRSAEAQLREKFAGCRLYAASCDVLKPEQVAAFAADVQQKLGNVDMLVNNAGQGRVSTFANTEDAAWMDELQLKFFSVIHPTRAFLPQLEKSGQGAIVCVNSLLAQQPEPHMVATSAARAGVLNLVRSMATEFAPKGVRVNGILIGLVESGQWRRRFDARPEEDRHLDWAAWTARLARQKHIPLGRLGLPVEAARAILFLASPLSSYTTGSHIDISGGHSRHA; from the coding sequence ATGTCCATGATTGAACTCGGCGGCAAGGTTGCCGTCGTCACCGGCGGGTCCTCCGGCATCGGGCTGGCGACCGTCGAGCTGCTGCTCGAAGCGGGCGCCGCCGTCGCCATGTGCGGCCGCGACGAAGCCCGCCTGCGCAGCGCCGAAGCGCAGCTGCGCGAGAAATTCGCCGGCTGCCGGCTTTATGCCGCCAGCTGCGACGTGCTCAAGCCGGAACAGGTTGCCGCCTTCGCGGCCGACGTGCAGCAGAAGCTCGGCAACGTCGACATGCTGGTCAACAACGCCGGCCAGGGCCGCGTGTCCACCTTCGCCAATACCGAAGACGCGGCCTGGATGGACGAACTGCAGCTCAAGTTCTTCTCGGTGATCCACCCGACGCGCGCGTTCCTGCCGCAACTGGAGAAGTCGGGCCAGGGCGCCATCGTCTGCGTCAACTCGCTGCTGGCGCAGCAGCCGGAGCCGCACATGGTGGCGACTTCCGCCGCGCGCGCCGGCGTGCTGAACCTGGTGCGCTCGATGGCCACCGAGTTCGCGCCCAAAGGTGTCCGCGTCAACGGCATCCTGATCGGGCTGGTCGAATCGGGCCAGTGGCGTCGCCGCTTCGACGCGCGCCCCGAGGAAGACCGCCACCTGGACTGGGCCGCGTGGACCGCGCGCCTGGCCCGGCAGAAACATATTCCCCTTGGCCGCCTGGGCCTGCCCGTCGAGGCAGCCCGCGCCATCCTGTTCCTTGCCTCGCCGTTGTCTTCGTACACCACGGGCAGCCATATCGATATCTCCGGAGGACACTCCCGTCATGCCTAA